One Paroedura picta isolate Pp20150507F chromosome 3, Ppicta_v3.0, whole genome shotgun sequence genomic window carries:
- the LOC143832190 gene encoding uncharacterized protein LOC143832190: MELNGNEGPLRLFPMTGEVEDRENEQEWHPTHLRVTVLRASSLRSKGTASNTYVVIQLQKQKFRTSIASHSQSPEWHEECLLQLPSVLDDSEEHSLILTVMHQSLHHFNQFLGRISLPLSQLFQDKTKRKNKWFVLQSRHGKKEKMRGQLQLDIQFLQISPSRETSLSSSGAWSFFTRFCGSRKGRKYKAYKETQSCSSSMGNNEDSSASSMNTELETSAAKSGPKLGSSLPMVAATITGRKPTSTTELQKLTSYDYKELASEAVNLTAHSPYISQSEHPSTLEQFGSIFPQPPKKKSKPLKEERSPEAAGIAMEPWQSSLPPLHAAGSSKTPPRAQTLHLSAVSLHQTSNSHNASSATSRFRRCQLRLHRSFHSCLRCFGFGS; this comes from the exons AGAGGTGGAAGATAGAGAAAATGAGCAGGAGTGGCATCCTACTCACCTGCGTGTGACTGTCCTGCGGGCCTCCTCCCTGCGCTCAAAGGGAACTGCTAGCAACACCTATGTTGtgatccagctacaaaagcaaaaGTTCAGGACCTCTATTGCATCCCACAGCCAAAGTCCCGAGTGGCATGAGGAATGTTTACTGCAGCTGCCCAGTGTGCTGGATGACTCAGAAGAACACAGCCTCATCCTTACTGTCATGCACCAGTCTTTGCATCATTTCAACCAGTTCCTGGGGAGAATCTCTTTGCCCCTGTCCCAACTCTTCCAggacaaaacaaagagaaaaaataa GTGGTTTGTGCTGCAGTCGCGCCATGGGAAGAAAGAGAAGATGAGAGGTCAGTTACAGCTCGACATCCAGTTCCTGCAGATCTCACCAAGCAGAGAGACATCACTCAGCTCTTCTGGGGCCTGGTCTTTCTTCACCAGATTCTGTGGCAGCAGAAAGGGCAGAAAGTACAAGGCATACAAAGAAACTCAGTCCTGCTCATCCAGCATG GGAAACAATGAGGATTCCTCTGCTTCCAGCATGAACACGGAGCTAGAGACCTCAGCAGCAAAGTCGGGACCCAAGTTGGGGAGCTCCTTGCCCATGGTAGCAG CAACCATTACTGGGAGAAAACCAACATCTACAACAGAGCTGCAGAAGCTCACATCGTATGACTACAAAGAGCTTGCATCTGAAGCTGTGAATTTAACAGCCCATTCACCTTACATAAGTCAGTCAGAGCATCCAAGTACCCTGGAACAGTTTGGTAGCATCTTTCCCCAGCCTCCCAAGAAAAAATCTAAACCTCTGAAAGAAGAGAGGAGTCCAGAGGCAGCTGGTATTGCTATGGAGCCCTGGCAatcatctcttcctcctctgcatgctgCAGGATCCAGTAAAACCCCACCACGGGCACAGACTCTCCACCTCTCTGCAGTGAGCCTCCATCAGACCAGCAACTCCCACAATGCCAGCTCTGCCACCAGCCGCTTCCGCAGATGCCAGCTACGACTACACAGAAGCTTTCACTCCTGTCTTAGATGTTTTGGCTTTGGTTCCTGA
- the B4GALT7 gene encoding beta-1,4-galactosyltransferase 7, with the protein MFLSRRKSMYRRAGSGSCQLLGILPWKCSLFQLFFIVLLLGFLSLLWLQLSCSGDMARNRGVQATVPGKPCLPEALPQLPDDPSWGPHRLAVLVPFRERFEELLAFVPHMHRFLSRKKILHNIFILNQVDHYRFNRASLINVGFLESGNDTDYIAMHDVDLLPLNEELDYSFPATGPFHVASPELHPLYHYSTYVGGILLLTKQHYRMCNGMSNRFWGWGREDDEFYRRIKGAGLQLYRPSGITSGYKTFQHLHDPAWRKRDQKRIASQKQEQFKVDRTGGLTNLQYRVESRTMLSVAGAPCTVLNILLDCDPSETPWCAFG; encoded by the exons ATGTTCCTCTCCAGACGCAAGTCTATGTATCGTCGAGCGGGCAGCGG GTCCTGCCAGCTGTTGGGCATCCTGCCTTGGAAATGCTCCCTCtttcaactcttcttcattgtacTTTTGCTGGGTTTTCTCTCCCTGTTGTGGCTCCAGCTCAGTTGCTCAGGAGACATGGCCAGAAATCGAGGAGTTCAGGCCACAGTACCTGGGAAACCCTGCCTGCCTGAGGCTCTACCTCAGCTTCCTGATGACCCTTCATGGGGGCCCCACCGGCTGGCCGTGTTGGTGCCCTTTCGTGAGCGCTTTGAAGAGCTACTAGCCTTTGTACCCCACATGCATCGCTTCCTCAGCAGGAAGAAAATACTCCATAATATCTTCATACTTAACCAGGTGGATCATTACAG GTTTAACAGAGCATCTCTGATCAACGTGGGCTTCCTGGAGAGTGGCAATGACACAGACTACATTGCCATGCATGATGTGGACTTGCTGCCTCTCAATGAGGAATTGGACTACAGCTTCCCAGCCACTGGTCCTTTCCATGTGGCATCACCTGAGCTCCACCCTCTCTACCACTATAGCACCTATGTGGGTGGCATCTTGCTGCTCACCAAGCAGCATTACCGAATG TGCAATGGAATGTCCAACCGCTTCTGGGGCTGGGGCCGAGAGGATGATGAGTTTTACCGTCGCATCAAAGGGGCTGGACTTCAA cTTTACCGGCCCTCGGGAATAACAAGTGGATATAAGACTTTCCAACACCTGCATGACCCAGCTTGGCGCAAAAGAGATCAGAAGCGCATTGCTTCCCAGAAGCAG GAGCAGTTCAAGGTGGATCGTACTGGAGGCCTGACTAACCTGCAGTACAGAGTGGAATCACGTACTATGTTGAGTGTAGCAGGAGCTCCCTGCACAGTCCTCAATATCTTGCTTGACTGTGACCCCAGTGAGACACCCTGGTGCGCCTTTGGCTGA
- the TMED9 gene encoding transmembrane emp24 domain-containing protein 9 produces the protein MATVGCWPRVLVQLLVLAEIAAPGWGLYFHLGETERKCFIEEIPDETMVIGNYRTQLFDKQREEYLPATPGLGMFVEVKDPDEKVVLSRQYGSEGRFTFTSHTPGDHQICLHSNSTKFSLFAGGMLRVHLDIQVGEHANDYAEIAAKDKLSELQLRVRQLLEQIEQIQKEQNYQRWREERFRQTSESTNQRVLWWSIVQTLILVAIGVWQMRHLKSFFEAKKLV, from the exons ATGGCGACGGTCGGGTGCTGGCCGCGGGTGCTCGTGCAGCTCTTGGTGCTGGCCGAGATTGCGGCTCCTGGATGGGGTCTCTATTTCCACTTGGGCGAGACCGAACGCAAATGCTTCATCGAGGAGATCCCGGACGAGACCATGGTCATCG GGAATTACCGGACACAGCTGTTTGACAAGCAGAGAGAGGAGTACCTGCCTGCAACTCCAGGTCTCGGCATGTTTGTGGAAGTGAAGGATCCTGATGAAAAG GTAGTGCTGTCCCGACAATATGGCTCAGAGGGCCGGTTCACCTTCACATCCCACACCCCTGGAGATCATCAGATCTGCCTGCATTCTAACTCTACCAAGTTCTCCCTCTTTGCAGGAGGCATGCTG AGGGTCCACCTTGACATCCAGGTTGGTGAGCATGCCAACGACTATGCCGAAATTGCAGCCAAAGACAAGCTAAGTGAGCTGCAGCTGCGTGTGCGCCAGCTCCTGGAACAGATAGAGCAAATCCAGAAAGAACAGAACTACCAGCGG tGGCGAGAAGAGCGCTTCCGGCAAACTAGTGAGAGTACTAACCAGCGGGTTCTCTGGTGGTCAATTGTCCAAACCCTCATCCTTGTAGCCATTGGAGTCTGGCAAATGAGGCATCTCAAAAGTTTCTTTGAGGCCAAGAAGCTGGTGTAA